A stretch of Natronococcus sp. CG52 DNA encodes these proteins:
- a CDS encoding metal ABC transporter ATP-binding protein, translating to MTPIVDIQNVTFAYGETVAVRDVSLTIEEGDFLGLVGPNGSGKTTLLHLMLGLHEPDSGTIELFGQPVDEFDQGSRIGYVSQKATSRGGTMPVTVREAVTMGRFAHAGHSRLTATDSEIVDDAMETVGISNLADRRVNQLSGGQRQRAYIARALASEADLLALDEPTVGVDAESRDAFYRLLDSLNDAGITIVLIEHDIGVVTDRADRITCINQEVYHHGDTESFVESDALEQAYGSTGQVVHHHH from the coding sequence GTGACCCCGATCGTCGACATCCAGAACGTGACGTTCGCATACGGCGAGACCGTCGCCGTTCGAGACGTCTCACTGACGATCGAAGAGGGTGACTTTCTCGGACTGGTCGGTCCGAACGGGTCGGGGAAGACGACCCTGCTGCACCTGATGCTCGGCCTGCACGAGCCCGATAGCGGAACGATCGAACTGTTCGGCCAGCCGGTCGACGAGTTCGATCAGGGAAGCCGCATCGGGTACGTCTCCCAGAAGGCCACGAGCCGCGGCGGGACGATGCCGGTCACCGTCCGCGAGGCCGTCACGATGGGGCGGTTCGCCCACGCCGGCCACTCGCGGCTGACCGCGACCGATTCCGAGATCGTCGACGACGCCATGGAAACCGTCGGCATTTCCAATCTCGCCGATCGCCGGGTCAATCAGCTATCGGGGGGACAGCGACAGCGAGCGTACATCGCCCGAGCGCTCGCGTCCGAAGCGGATCTGTTGGCACTCGACGAGCCGACCGTCGGCGTCGACGCGGAATCGCGAGACGCGTTCTACCGGCTCCTGGATTCGCTGAACGACGCCGGAATCACGATCGTCCTGATCGAACACGACATCGGCGTCGTCACCGACCGTGCGGATCGGATCACCTGCATCAACCAGGAGGTCTACCACCACGGGGATACGGAATCGTTCGTCGAAAGCGACGCCCTAGAGCAGGCGTACGGATCGACCGGACAGGTCGTTCACCACCACCACTGA
- a CDS encoding metal ABC transporter permease, whose amino-acid sequence MHHDTRRALERVGIALTGLLAVVMIGFLTLEWLQEYPYAGMLYDQFMIAGMWLDYLLGTSVFSYSFMLRSIATGVLIGIAAPLVGTYLVHREMALIGETLAHTAFAGVAIGLLFSATTEWDGSLLFAALVVGVIGALLVQFLAERTNTYGDVPIAIMLTGSFAVGTLIISYGRGGFSGVSIEDYLFGSAAVIPAEGARMVAILTVAVVGVVALTYKQLLFITFDEQAARVARLNVTWYNTLLIVMTAVVVVGAMQILGVILVAAMLVIPVAAASEVAHGFRETLSLSILFGQASILGGFAFAISQGLPPGGSIVVVAIGIYLLALLVSNRSGTAISMH is encoded by the coding sequence ATGCACCACGACACCAGACGAGCCCTCGAGCGAGTCGGTATCGCGCTTACGGGCCTGCTGGCGGTTGTGATGATCGGCTTTCTGACGCTCGAGTGGCTCCAGGAGTACCCCTACGCGGGGATGCTTTACGACCAGTTCATGATCGCGGGCATGTGGCTCGATTACCTCCTCGGGACGAGCGTCTTCAGCTACTCGTTTATGCTGCGGTCGATCGCGACGGGCGTGCTTATCGGGATCGCCGCGCCGCTGGTCGGCACCTACCTCGTCCACCGGGAGATGGCGCTGATCGGCGAGACGCTGGCCCACACCGCCTTCGCGGGCGTCGCTATCGGACTGCTGTTCAGCGCGACGACCGAGTGGGACGGCTCGCTGCTGTTCGCCGCGCTCGTCGTCGGCGTGATCGGCGCGCTTCTCGTGCAGTTCCTCGCCGAGCGGACCAACACGTACGGCGACGTCCCGATCGCGATCATGCTCACCGGCAGCTTCGCCGTCGGAACGCTCATCATCAGCTACGGCCGCGGCGGATTCTCCGGCGTCAGCATCGAGGACTACCTGTTCGGCAGCGCCGCCGTCATCCCCGCCGAGGGTGCACGGATGGTCGCAATTCTCACCGTCGCCGTCGTCGGCGTCGTCGCGCTGACGTACAAACAACTGCTGTTCATCACCTTCGACGAGCAGGCCGCCCGCGTCGCCCGACTCAACGTCACCTGGTACAACACGCTGTTGATCGTGATGACGGCCGTCGTCGTCGTCGGCGCGATGCAGATTCTCGGCGTAATCCTCGTCGCTGCGATGTTGGTAATTCCGGTCGCGGCCGCCTCGGAGGTCGCACACGGCTTCCGAGAGACGCTCTCGCTCTCGATCCTGTTCGGCCAGGCGTCGATTCTCGGCGGCTTCGCGTTCGCGATTTCGCAGGGGCTGCCGCCCGGCGGATCGATCGTCGTCGTGGCGATCGGGATCTACCTGCTGGCGCTTCTCGTCTCCAACCGATCCGGAACCGCGATCTCGATGCACTAG
- a CDS encoding acetate--CoA ligase family protein, producing MGRLSDLFTPESVAVIGATDREGAVGRAILENLQDEFAGEVIPINPNRDQVLGLECYQDVQSAPSIDLALIVVPPSVVIDALEDVAEAGTDDVVVITAGFSETGGEGAERERRLREIAAEYDLNVVGPNSLGVMSTPVDMNATFGPENALDGSISFMSQSGAFITAVLDWANEQGIGFQDVVSLGNKTVLDETDFVREWGDDPETDVIIGYLEDIDDGQGFVQTAREVTDDTPIVLVKSGRTDAGAQAASSHTGAIAGSERAYEAGLEQAGVIRATSVQQLFDCARALSGLPEPDTDGVAVVTNAGGPGVLTTDAVGDSSLEMANFTDETIDALAEAMPEEANVYNPIDAIGDADVERFGTALDVALDDPNVGSAVVVSAPTAVLKYDKLAEVVIEKREEYEKPVVTCLMGGDRARAAEEVLREFGIPNYFDPSRAVAGVDALARYRDVRDRTIDEPTGFDADRDRAREILERARDRDDNRLGVESMDLLEAYGIPTPDGDIVDDPDRARDVAASIEGNVVMKIVSPDITHKSDIGGVKVGVEDDDVYDAYEDLVARARNYQPDASILGVQVQEMLDMDESTETIVGMNRDPQFGPLLLFGLGGIFVEILEDTSVRVAPIGEGEARGMVDEIKAAPLLRGARGREPADVEAIVETIQRLSQLVTEFPSILELDVNPLVAGPNGVRAIDLRLTVDTEEL from the coding sequence ATGGGACGGTTATCTGACCTCTTTACACCCGAGTCCGTCGCCGTGATCGGTGCCACCGATCGCGAGGGCGCCGTCGGTCGGGCGATCCTCGAGAATCTGCAGGACGAGTTCGCGGGCGAGGTGATCCCGATCAACCCCAACCGCGATCAGGTCCTCGGACTCGAGTGCTATCAGGACGTGCAGAGCGCGCCGTCGATCGATCTGGCCCTGATCGTCGTCCCGCCGAGCGTCGTGATCGACGCGCTCGAGGACGTCGCCGAGGCCGGAACCGACGACGTGGTCGTCATCACCGCGGGTTTCTCAGAAACCGGCGGCGAGGGGGCCGAACGCGAGCGACGGCTCCGCGAGATCGCCGCGGAGTACGATCTCAACGTCGTCGGTCCGAACAGTCTGGGCGTGATGTCGACGCCGGTCGACATGAACGCCACGTTCGGCCCCGAAAACGCCCTCGACGGGTCGATCTCCTTTATGAGTCAGTCTGGCGCGTTCATCACGGCCGTGCTCGACTGGGCGAACGAGCAGGGGATCGGCTTTCAGGACGTCGTCTCGCTGGGCAACAAGACCGTGCTGGACGAGACCGACTTCGTCCGCGAGTGGGGCGACGATCCGGAGACGGACGTCATCATCGGCTACCTCGAGGACATCGACGACGGTCAGGGGTTCGTGCAAACGGCCCGCGAGGTAACCGACGACACGCCGATCGTCCTCGTCAAATCGGGTCGAACGGACGCCGGCGCGCAGGCCGCGTCCTCGCACACCGGTGCGATCGCCGGCAGCGAACGGGCCTACGAGGCCGGCCTCGAGCAGGCGGGCGTAATCCGCGCCACGTCGGTCCAGCAGTTGTTCGACTGCGCGCGGGCGCTGTCGGGACTTCCCGAACCCGACACCGACGGCGTCGCCGTCGTGACCAACGCCGGCGGCCCCGGGGTGTTGACCACCGACGCCGTCGGCGACTCGAGCCTTGAGATGGCGAACTTCACCGACGAGACGATCGACGCGCTCGCGGAGGCGATGCCAGAGGAGGCGAACGTCTACAACCCGATCGACGCCATCGGCGACGCCGACGTCGAGCGCTTCGGGACGGCACTCGACGTCGCGCTCGACGATCCGAACGTGGGCAGCGCGGTCGTCGTCAGCGCCCCCACGGCCGTCCTCAAGTACGACAAACTCGCCGAGGTAGTGATCGAAAAACGCGAAGAGTACGAGAAGCCGGTCGTCACCTGTTTGATGGGCGGCGACCGCGCGCGCGCCGCCGAGGAGGTCCTCCGCGAGTTCGGCATCCCGAACTACTTCGACCCCTCGCGAGCGGTGGCGGGAGTCGACGCGCTGGCTCGCTACCGCGACGTGCGGGACCGAACGATCGACGAACCGACCGGCTTCGACGCCGATCGCGATCGCGCCCGCGAGATTCTGGAGCGCGCCCGCGACCGCGACGACAACCGGCTCGGCGTCGAGTCGATGGACTTACTCGAGGCCTACGGTATCCCGACGCCTGACGGCGATATCGTCGACGATCCCGACCGGGCCCGCGACGTCGCGGCGTCGATCGAAGGCAACGTCGTCATGAAGATCGTCAGCCCCGACATCACCCACAAGTCGGACATCGGCGGCGTGAAAGTCGGCGTCGAGGACGACGACGTCTACGACGCCTACGAGGATCTCGTCGCTCGAGCGCGCAACTACCAGCCCGACGCGTCGATCCTGGGCGTCCAGGTCCAGGAGATGCTCGACATGGACGAGTCGACGGAGACGATCGTCGGGATGAACCGCGACCCGCAGTTCGGCCCGCTGCTCCTGTTCGGTCTCGGGGGCATCTTCGTCGAGATCCTCGAGGACACCTCGGTCCGGGTGGCCCCGATCGGCGAGGGCGAGGCTCGCGGGATGGTCGACGAGATCAAGGCAGCGCCGCTGTTGCGCGGCGCCCGCGGCCGCGAACCGGCCGACGTCGAGGCCATCGTCGAGACGATCCAGCGGCTCTCACAGCTGGTAACGGAGTTCCCGTCGATTCTCGAACTCGACGTGAACCCGCTCGTCGCCGGCCCGAACGGCGTACGGGCGATCGACCTCAGACTCACCGTCGACACGGAGGAACTATGA